Proteins from one Pontibacter korlensis genomic window:
- a CDS encoding PAS domain S-box protein, with the protein MTLEQELESLREQLEAERGRRVKAEQLLQEQEVRQKEYYEAILNSLPSDLIVFDKNFRITYANSSDIRKEQLQRWELTGAAKADEILQALSDEVSNKWQQSLELVLDKKLFVETEDAVTDSNGKTRLLLRMFKPLFNAEGHVEHIVSHAVDVTELRTAQQKVSMSEGRNSAIMRAIPDLLFIVSREGVYLEVSNPSNMATLMPQEQFIGRAMADVLPPALAEELIGKMAMVLNEGGLAYFEYSVDTPSGVKHREGRVVRYEEDMVLFIVRDITDQKLAEKSLKEKNELLGQVMNTSSNLIFVKDSQGVYTFANTCFAQHFGHTPEAIMGRTDQEIHEPSDEVANFLNKDKLVLHSMETQSFEEKFTKPNGEFLWLRTVKKPFFLGAGEVHILGISTDITAEKLAKEELIKSEELHRLLSENSKDIICLHDTEGTYLYVSKAVTELLGYTPEELIGTSPYDITHPDDVKSIHRKRKQKALGARENFVAPYRKRKKDGSYVWVETNIRPILNKHGEVVQLQSSTRDITGRRKANEALLNSQKKYKDLVKYSQAYIISHDMQGRILSVNPYFMKDLLYTEEEVVGKPFSTFLAGGQDAQVEVMLHHLQDDVSFDNVLKVEGKEKQLRYLHFYSYKVEERAIEPYVIAIGYDLTERLLMEEELKQAKEAAEESARVKETFLANMSHEIRTPLHGILGMAGLLSKTPLNDQQQNYLKIIKSSSDNLLVVINDILDIEKIEAGKMHLEQIPFSVSEVVAVAFDAQKYKAEEKGLNYVLNPLPATGSVLVGDPYRLQQVLLNLLNNAIKFTDRGAVSLSTRVLEETDQAMTIEFMISDTGIGIPANKWETIFEGFTQASSSTTRKYGGTGLGLNICKSLVEMQGGRIWIESEENTGSTFHFILSYAKSVGVPESEEQQELDYSKLSHLRVLLTEDNEINVLLAEMILSGWGATVDVAFNGEEAVALATKNEYDVVLMDVQMPIMDGVEATRIIRQLPDPNKAEVPIIALTANAIQGDAEKYLQVGMDGYVSKPFEEDKLFMAINRLVHRR; encoded by the coding sequence ATGACTTTAGAACAGGAATTAGAATCACTGCGGGAGCAGCTGGAGGCAGAGAGAGGGAGAAGAGTAAAGGCAGAGCAGCTCTTGCAGGAGCAGGAAGTAAGGCAGAAGGAATACTACGAAGCCATCTTGAATAGTTTGCCTTCTGACTTGATTGTTTTCGACAAAAATTTCCGGATAACATACGCCAATTCTAGCGATATAAGAAAGGAGCAGTTGCAGAGATGGGAACTGACGGGAGCTGCAAAAGCGGATGAAATCCTGCAGGCGCTATCAGATGAAGTCAGCAATAAGTGGCAGCAGAGCCTGGAGCTGGTGCTTGATAAAAAGCTTTTCGTAGAAACAGAAGATGCTGTAACAGACAGTAATGGGAAGACACGTCTTTTATTGCGTATGTTCAAGCCTTTGTTTAATGCAGAGGGCCATGTAGAGCACATAGTTTCGCATGCTGTAGATGTTACAGAGCTAAGGACAGCACAGCAGAAAGTATCTATGAGTGAAGGGCGGAACTCCGCCATCATGCGGGCCATACCGGATCTCCTGTTTATTGTCAGCAGGGAGGGCGTTTATCTTGAAGTTAGCAATCCCAGTAATATGGCGACCCTGATGCCTCAGGAGCAATTCATTGGAAGGGCTATGGCAGATGTCTTGCCCCCAGCTCTGGCAGAAGAGCTTATCGGTAAAATGGCTATGGTGCTGAACGAAGGTGGCCTTGCATACTTTGAGTATTCAGTGGACACTCCCTCGGGTGTAAAGCACCGGGAAGGTCGCGTAGTTAGATACGAGGAGGACATGGTGCTCTTTATCGTGCGTGATATTACAGATCAGAAGCTGGCCGAGAAGTCGTTAAAGGAAAAGAATGAATTGCTGGGGCAGGTAATGAATACCAGCTCAAACCTCATTTTTGTGAAGGACTCACAGGGTGTTTACACCTTCGCCAATACCTGTTTTGCCCAGCACTTTGGTCATACCCCAGAGGCTATCATGGGTCGCACTGACCAGGAAATCCATGAGCCGAGCGATGAGGTGGCTAACTTCCTAAATAAGGATAAGCTGGTACTCCATAGCATGGAGACCCAGAGTTTTGAAGAGAAGTTCACCAAGCCAAATGGAGAATTTCTGTGGTTGCGAACTGTGAAAAAGCCATTTTTCTTGGGAGCGGGTGAGGTGCATATTCTGGGTATCTCAACCGATATCACCGCCGAGAAGCTGGCAAAGGAAGAGTTGATAAAGAGCGAGGAACTGCACCGGCTGCTTTCTGAGAACTCTAAGGATATAATCTGCCTGCATGATACGGAGGGCACTTACTTATATGTTTCTAAAGCAGTGACGGAGCTTCTGGGGTATACTCCTGAAGAGCTGATTGGCACGTCACCTTATGACATCACGCATCCTGATGATGTAAAAAGTATTCATCGGAAAAGAAAGCAAAAGGCATTGGGTGCCAGAGAGAATTTTGTTGCGCCGTACAGGAAGCGTAAAAAGGACGGTTCTTACGTATGGGTAGAGACAAATATACGTCCTATTTTAAACAAGCACGGGGAGGTAGTACAGCTGCAGTCTTCTACCCGTGACATCACAGGTAGAAGGAAAGCAAATGAGGCGCTGCTCAATAGCCAGAAAAAGTATAAAGACCTGGTAAAGTATAGCCAGGCTTACATCATTAGCCATGATATGCAAGGTCGTATTCTTTCTGTTAATCCTTATTTCATGAAGGACCTCCTTTACACTGAAGAAGAAGTGGTAGGTAAGCCTTTTAGTACATTTTTAGCAGGTGGGCAGGATGCGCAGGTGGAGGTTATGCTACACCACCTCCAGGACGATGTATCGTTTGATAATGTGTTAAAAGTGGAGGGTAAAGAAAAGCAGCTGCGCTACCTGCACTTCTATAGCTATAAAGTAGAGGAGCGGGCCATAGAACCTTATGTCATCGCTATTGGGTACGACCTGACAGAGCGTCTGCTGATGGAGGAAGAACTGAAGCAGGCCAAAGAGGCGGCAGAGGAATCGGCTCGGGTAAAAGAAACTTTCCTGGCCAACATGAGCCATGAGATTCGTACGCCGCTTCACGGTATATTGGGAATGGCAGGCTTGCTCAGCAAAACCCCTCTTAACGATCAACAGCAGAACTACCTGAAAATTATTAAGAGTTCGTCAGATAACCTGCTGGTGGTGATTAACGACATACTCGACATTGAGAAGATAGAGGCAGGGAAAATGCACCTGGAGCAAATTCCATTTTCCGTTTCCGAGGTCGTTGCCGTAGCCTTTGATGCGCAGAAGTATAAAGCCGAAGAAAAAGGATTAAACTATGTGCTCAATCCGTTGCCTGCTACTGGAAGTGTTCTGGTTGGGGACCCGTACCGTTTGCAGCAGGTGCTCCTAAACCTACTAAATAATGCAATAAAATTTACGGATCGTGGAGCAGTAAGTCTTTCCACCCGGGTGCTGGAGGAAACAGATCAGGCGATGACGATCGAATTTATGATTAGCGACACGGGTATAGGTATACCGGCGAACAAGTGGGAGACGATATTTGAAGGATTTACCCAAGCAAGCTCCAGTACAACCCGCAAATACGGCGGCACAGGCCTTGGATTGAACATTTGCAAAAGTCTGGTAGAAATGCAGGGCGGGCGCATTTGGATAGAGAGTGAGGAAAACACAGGCAGCACTTTTCACTTTATACTTAGCTACGCTAAAAGTGTAGGAGTGCCTGAAAGCGAAGAGCAGCAGGAGCTAGATTATAGCAAGCTAAGCCATTTACGTGTATTGCTAACAGAGGACAACGAGATTAACGTACTCTTAGCTGAAATGATACTTTCTGGATGGGGTGCTACAGTAGATGTGGCATTTAACGGGGAAGAGGCAGTGGCCTTGGCAACAAAAAATGAGTATGATGTCGTGCTGATGGATGTGCAGATGCCAATTATGGATGGGGTAGAGGCTACACGAATTATCCGCCAACTACCTGATCCCAACAAGGCAGAGGTGCCCATCATAGCCCTAACGGCAAACGCCATACAAGGTGATGCTGAAAAGTACTTGCAAGTTGGTATGGATGGATATGTGTCAAAACCCTTCGAGGAGGATAAGTTGTTTATGGCTATAAACCGGCTTGTTCATAGAAGGTAG
- a CDS encoding SRPBCC family protein: protein MEVENRTAITIKTTVAAPIAKVWKCWSDPQHITNWAFASDEWHAPYADNDLKEGGKFQTTMAAKDGSMSFDFEGVYTSIKDHELIEYTILDGRKVSVAFTDNGSTTDIVETFEAEDTLPLEMQQSGWQAILDNFKKYTETCE, encoded by the coding sequence ATGGAAGTCGAAAACAGAACAGCGATTACTATCAAAACTACTGTAGCTGCACCAATAGCAAAAGTATGGAAATGCTGGAGCGATCCACAGCACATCACAAATTGGGCATTCGCTTCTGATGAATGGCACGCCCCATATGCTGACAATGACCTAAAGGAAGGAGGCAAGTTTCAAACAACAATGGCGGCCAAAGATGGCAGTATGAGTTTTGATTTTGAAGGTGTTTATACTTCCATAAAAGACCATGAGTTAATTGAGTACACCATATTGGATGGTAGAAAAGTAAGTGTTGCTTTTACGGATAATGGCAGCACAACTGACATAGTGGAGACTTTTGAGGCAGAAGATACTTTACCGCTGGAAATGCAACAGAGTGGGTGGCAAGCAATATTGGATAATTTTAAAAAGTATACTGAAACATGCGAATAG
- a CDS encoding DUF7619 domain-containing protein, with translation MRTALLLFFFTFLFTINTQAQADLEQEYTRTKLKGLTLQDPMDFDIAPDGKIYVVDFFNVKVFNSEGELLKELFLDDNFAGFGIATDNQGHFFLSKGGNKVCKYTTDGELVMCFGSSGKEPGQFNSPRGIDLDAMGNIYVADADNYRVQKFDSQGNILQVYDSLETSSDNYLEPYQVKIDANNSLNIVGVHWFKRIKQDGTPELLIDGAFIQDVAFDPKNNIYLTAAPAWQDGHYITKYSHNGDTLGTYLIEGSEEGMLSGSDTRLSTDPDNNLWVMEFTSRSLKGRIHKLSPDLDIILTFGNAGADNKSKVSISHPMRFDGAGNHYSHENGKLSLFDNNGNHIRTFGGTGELDFFPYLIKDFAFDSQGALFVIADDEKGIVHKFTPTGEYVTSLLKQPLLSEGSNFFPSTILLDHSDNIYLIQNNRCLKFNSSGKLISDFVFAIDGYTSPIYNICIDALGFFYFVEDHHVMKYDQAGAMVMQFEATTPSTKHPSGHATIAVDGLGFIYVADRIEDKLIIKKYSQSGKLIALISNKYKLEGNPSLFDLKVSKDGSTIWVALKGYSHFNNILVYQNNDAPPVPNRITGTIYADSNLNCAQDEGEEGLEDILVMATPGPYFGRTNSYGQFTLPVPPGEYSVKQIVPEQSGKHIRQVCPSGEGSYTVELSGTAGASTSVLFANQVTLSPHLSVSVSSTRRRRCFESTTTVHYVNSGFATAPDAKVYVQLPAEVELLSADKAYTRLPDGTYEFKVGDLANGQQGTITIQDIVTCGDESVRGRTVCTRAWITPSNNAPAQPTPTITITGRCDPNSGRIRFVIKNSGTADMEQHELFGKFRDGRLASKEQFRLAAGDSIVLWVPSMGYTWRLEAHQPEGNGDNKTASVTIEACTDANAGATVSSGLVNLMPTDDEEAEVSKECLMITDSFDPNDKLVTPVGRTDENYTPFNTALKYKIRFQNTGTDVAYRVVVVDTLSEHLDLSTLQVGAASHAHRFEVSGKGRPVLTWTFDNIMLPDSTSNEPGSHGYIQFSIKPKADLHEKTAVENFADIFFDYNSPVRTNVTVNRIYDMPAVVDEAVRVNLEDVLATPAIAAFEPAVGKVGTEVIITGKRFATNAAANNVYLNGKAATVVSATASELRVLVPAGATTGALQVVTPDGGVTTTATFEVYQPPVLSSFSPGEGMVGNIVNLHGQHLQPELIEAVTLGEIDCEIVHHSGDIVSVKVPSGAVTGTFAIRTKGGQVESASSYTVWYKPVISSLSKESGIVGDIFTITGENFTADKDRLKVLFALVQAPVLEASPQRLVVQVPEQAESNRLIVETPGGPAFAQFEVIPGPRFTAMQPAQGSVGTVVEICGQHFGVMGLQDKIAFNGQEALVLDTSGNKYKVRVPRGATTGKVQITGYGGKAYSTADFVVEELTPAEAIQVYPNPNSGRFTLSLLHADFDVQSVEIFDGIGRLIHTTTVHSPQPQKLELQIRSAKPGLYTLHIKTERGMITKKITVL, from the coding sequence ATGAGAACAGCTTTACTCTTATTTTTCTTTACTTTTCTTTTTACCATAAACACTCAAGCTCAGGCAGACCTGGAGCAAGAATACACCAGAACGAAGCTGAAGGGTCTTACATTACAGGACCCTATGGATTTTGACATTGCTCCAGATGGAAAAATTTATGTAGTAGACTTTTTCAATGTAAAAGTATTTAACTCAGAAGGTGAATTACTGAAAGAGCTTTTTCTAGACGATAACTTCGCTGGCTTCGGCATAGCTACCGATAACCAAGGCCATTTCTTTTTATCCAAAGGTGGAAACAAAGTATGCAAGTATACTACAGATGGCGAACTTGTGATGTGCTTTGGCAGCAGCGGAAAAGAACCAGGTCAGTTTAACAGCCCCCGCGGGATTGACCTTGATGCAATGGGCAATATTTACGTAGCAGACGCGGACAACTATCGTGTACAAAAGTTCGACAGTCAAGGAAATATACTGCAGGTATACGATAGCCTAGAAACGTCCTCCGATAACTATCTTGAACCATACCAGGTTAAGATTGATGCTAACAATAGCTTGAATATCGTTGGCGTCCACTGGTTTAAGCGCATCAAACAAGATGGCACACCTGAGCTTCTTATAGATGGTGCTTTTATACAAGATGTTGCCTTTGATCCAAAAAACAACATTTATTTGACGGCTGCACCCGCCTGGCAGGATGGACATTACATTACCAAGTACAGCCATAACGGCGACACACTTGGCACATACCTAATAGAAGGATCGGAGGAGGGTATGTTATCAGGCTCGGATACACGATTGTCTACCGACCCTGATAATAATCTTTGGGTCATGGAGTTTACATCTCGCAGCTTGAAAGGCAGAATCCATAAGCTCTCGCCAGACCTCGATATTATACTTACTTTCGGTAACGCAGGCGCTGACAACAAGAGTAAGGTTTCAATTAGTCATCCAATGCGCTTTGATGGTGCAGGAAACCATTACAGCCACGAAAATGGGAAGCTGAGCCTGTTTGATAACAACGGCAACCACATTCGTACATTCGGAGGAACCGGAGAATTAGACTTCTTTCCCTATCTAATCAAGGACTTTGCATTTGACAGCCAAGGAGCTCTATTTGTTATAGCTGATGACGAAAAAGGCATAGTTCATAAATTTACGCCTACCGGGGAGTATGTTACTAGCTTACTAAAGCAACCCCTCCTCTCGGAGGGCAGCAACTTTTTTCCTAGTACTATACTACTCGATCACTCGGATAATATTTATCTTATCCAGAATAATCGTTGCCTTAAATTTAATTCATCTGGAAAGCTTATAAGCGATTTCGTCTTTGCAATTGATGGCTACACAAGCCCTATTTATAATATCTGCATCGACGCATTAGGCTTCTTCTACTTCGTTGAGGACCATCATGTCATGAAATATGACCAGGCTGGTGCAATGGTAATGCAATTTGAAGCCACTACTCCAAGCACAAAACACCCATCAGGACATGCTACCATTGCCGTTGATGGCTTGGGCTTCATTTATGTTGCAGACAGGATAGAGGACAAACTGATAATAAAAAAATATAGCCAATCTGGGAAGCTAATAGCACTGATATCTAATAAGTACAAGTTAGAAGGTAATCCGAGTCTCTTTGACCTTAAAGTAAGCAAAGATGGGAGCACCATCTGGGTCGCTTTAAAAGGTTATAGCCATTTTAATAACATTCTGGTTTACCAGAACAACGATGCACCTCCTGTACCCAACAGGATAACCGGCACCATCTACGCCGACAGCAATTTGAACTGCGCGCAGGATGAAGGAGAAGAAGGTTTGGAGGATATTTTGGTAATGGCCACTCCGGGCCCATACTTTGGACGAACCAACAGCTATGGACAGTTTACCCTGCCTGTACCCCCAGGAGAGTATAGCGTAAAACAGATAGTACCGGAGCAGAGCGGGAAACATATCCGACAAGTCTGTCCGTCAGGCGAAGGCAGTTATACGGTCGAATTATCTGGAACTGCAGGAGCCAGCACCTCAGTTCTCTTCGCCAACCAAGTCACCCTCTCCCCCCACCTCTCCGTCAGCGTCTCCTCTACCCGCCGCCGGCGCTGCTTCGAGAGCACCACAACCGTACATTACGTGAACTCTGGTTTTGCTACTGCACCCGATGCCAAGGTATATGTACAGCTGCCAGCTGAGGTGGAGCTATTATCTGCAGACAAGGCCTATACCCGCCTACCCGACGGCACCTATGAGTTCAAGGTGGGCGACCTGGCGAATGGGCAGCAAGGGACGATCACCATCCAAGACATTGTAACCTGCGGAGACGAAAGCGTGCGAGGTCGCACCGTCTGCACCCGCGCCTGGATAACACCCTCAAACAACGCACCTGCTCAACCAACACCAACTATTACCATCACCGGCCGCTGCGATCCCAATTCGGGCAGGATTCGCTTCGTAATTAAGAACTCCGGCACAGCCGATATGGAGCAACACGAGCTGTTCGGCAAGTTCAGGGATGGCAGGCTGGCCTCCAAGGAGCAGTTTCGACTGGCTGCCGGCGACAGCATAGTGCTGTGGGTGCCCTCCATGGGCTATACCTGGCGACTGGAGGCGCACCAGCCGGAAGGAAACGGCGACAACAAAACAGCCAGTGTGACCATTGAGGCCTGCACCGACGCAAATGCAGGCGCAACCGTGAGCTCTGGCCTTGTGAACCTGATGCCGACAGATGACGAGGAGGCCGAGGTGTCGAAAGAGTGCCTGATGATCACAGACTCCTTTGATCCGAACGATAAGCTGGTGACGCCAGTGGGCAGGACAGACGAAAACTATACTCCTTTTAACACAGCACTTAAGTATAAGATCCGCTTCCAGAACACGGGCACGGACGTGGCTTACCGCGTGGTGGTGGTAGACACGCTCTCCGAGCACCTGGACCTGAGTACGCTGCAGGTCGGGGCCGCTTCGCATGCACATCGCTTTGAGGTGAGCGGCAAGGGCCGGCCGGTACTTACCTGGACTTTTGATAACATCATGTTGCCCGACTCCACCTCCAACGAGCCGGGTAGCCACGGCTATATTCAGTTTAGCATCAAACCAAAGGCAGACCTGCACGAGAAGACCGCCGTGGAGAACTTCGCCGACATCTTCTTTGACTATAACTCTCCAGTTCGCACCAACGTCACCGTAAACCGCATCTACGACATGCCGGCGGTAGTGGACGAGGCGGTGCGCGTAAACCTGGAGGATGTATTGGCCACACCGGCTATCGCGGCCTTTGAGCCTGCTGTCGGTAAGGTAGGCACTGAAGTCATAATCACGGGTAAACGCTTCGCCACCAATGCCGCCGCCAACAACGTATACCTGAACGGCAAAGCCGCCACCGTAGTCAGCGCCACAGCCTCTGAGCTGCGTGTGCTGGTGCCCGCCGGTGCGACGACAGGTGCCTTGCAGGTTGTGACACCAGACGGTGGGGTTACAACAACTGCGACTTTTGAAGTATACCAGCCGCCGGTGCTCAGCTCCTTTAGCCCGGGAGAGGGCATGGTAGGCAATATTGTAAACCTGCACGGGCAGCACCTGCAACCGGAGCTGATTGAAGCTGTAACCCTTGGCGAAATCGACTGCGAAATCGTCCACCACAGCGGCGACATAGTGTCAGTAAAGGTGCCTTCCGGAGCCGTGACGGGCACTTTCGCCATCCGCACCAAAGGAGGTCAGGTGGAGAGCGCCTCCTCCTATACCGTCTGGTACAAGCCAGTCATCAGCAGCCTTAGCAAAGAAAGCGGCATCGTGGGAGACATATTCACCATCACGGGCGAAAACTTTACAGCGGATAAGGACCGGCTCAAGGTGCTTTTTGCGCTAGTGCAAGCCCCGGTACTGGAGGCAAGCCCGCAACGCCTGGTAGTACAGGTGCCGGAGCAGGCTGAATCTAACAGACTTATAGTGGAGACACCAGGTGGCCCAGCATTTGCGCAGTTTGAGGTAATTCCGGGGCCGAGGTTTACGGCCATGCAGCCGGCACAGGGAAGTGTGGGCACGGTGGTGGAAATATGCGGCCAGCACTTCGGTGTAATGGGGCTGCAAGACAAGATCGCTTTCAATGGGCAGGAAGCTTTAGTGCTGGATACCTCTGGTAACAAGTATAAAGTAAGGGTACCACGCGGTGCCACCACCGGTAAGGTACAGATAACTGGCTATGGCGGCAAAGCCTACAGCACCGCTGATTTTGTGGTGGAGGAGCTCACGCCGGCAGAAGCCATACAAGTTTATCCTAATCCGAACTCTGGTCGCTTCACCCTTAGCCTGCTGCACGCCGATTTTGACGTACAATCTGTGGAAATTTTTGATGGAATCGGGAGGTTAATCCATACTACCACCGTTCATAGCCCACAGCCGCAAAAGCTGGAACTGCAGATCAGGTCGGCAAAACCCGGCCTCTACACCTTGCACATTAAGACAGAAAGGGGCATGATCACTAAAAAGATAACAGTGCTATAA
- a CDS encoding SDR family oxidoreductase yields the protein MNRTALIVGASGITGSNLAHELISQGWTTYGLARNPNKVDGMYPVAADLLDPESLTAALAEVAPTHVFITSWMRMETEAENIRVNAAMVRNLLDALAPKKSVQHVALVTGLKHYLGPFEAYAKEGFLPETPLREEQPRLDIENFYYAQEDEVYAAAARDNFTWSIHRPHTVIGKAVGNQMNLGTTLAVYASICKESGRPFRWPGSEAQWNGLSDVTDARVLAKHLVWAATTEAAHNEAFNVVNGETFRWKWLWKRLANWFGVEYVGFDGTIHPLETEMANDGPLWQQIAERHNLVEPDLNRLASPWHTDLDLGRPIEVMTDMSKSRKLGFTVYQQTEESFFDLFAQLQKDRLIP from the coding sequence ATGAATAGAACTGCATTGATTGTAGGTGCAAGCGGTATAACAGGGAGCAACCTGGCTCATGAACTTATCTCACAAGGGTGGACCACCTACGGGTTGGCTCGCAACCCAAATAAAGTTGATGGTATGTATCCTGTTGCTGCTGATTTGCTAGACCCAGAAAGCTTAACAGCAGCCTTGGCTGAGGTTGCTCCAACGCATGTGTTTATCACAAGTTGGATGCGCATGGAAACAGAGGCCGAAAACATCAGGGTGAACGCAGCTATGGTTCGTAACCTGCTGGATGCTTTGGCCCCGAAGAAGTCGGTGCAGCATGTGGCCCTGGTAACAGGCCTGAAGCATTACCTTGGACCTTTCGAGGCATATGCTAAAGAGGGCTTTCTGCCAGAAACGCCCTTGCGCGAGGAGCAGCCCCGGTTAGACATAGAGAACTTTTACTATGCCCAGGAAGATGAGGTGTATGCCGCCGCTGCCCGCGATAACTTTACCTGGAGCATCCATAGACCCCATACAGTTATTGGCAAGGCAGTAGGTAACCAGATGAACCTGGGAACTACCTTAGCGGTCTATGCCAGCATTTGCAAAGAGAGCGGGCGTCCTTTCCGCTGGCCCGGTTCTGAAGCACAATGGAATGGCTTATCTGATGTTACAGATGCGCGGGTGCTGGCCAAGCATCTAGTTTGGGCAGCCACAACTGAGGCGGCACATAACGAAGCTTTTAACGTTGTGAACGGGGAGACCTTTCGATGGAAATGGCTTTGGAAGCGACTGGCAAACTGGTTTGGTGTTGAGTATGTAGGTTTCGACGGCACTATACATCCTTTGGAAACAGAGATGGCCAACGATGGTCCGCTGTGGCAGCAGATTGCTGAGCGGCACAACCTGGTAGAGCCGGATCTTAATCGATTGGCCTCTCCGTGGCATACTGATCTTGACCTGGGGCGCCCGATAGAAGTCATGACTGACATGTCAAAGAGCCGCAAGCTAGGCTTCACTGTATATCAGCAAACGGAAGAGTCGTTTTTCGACCTGTTCGCGCAACTGCAGAAAGATCGGCTGATTCCCTAG
- a CDS encoding NAD(P)H-dependent oxidoreductase: MLTTSWNAPETAFTLPGEFFMQKSVDEGPLFGFHRMNAFTGMQPLESIHFHDVEKNADIKRDIQRYKAHLSKLFGREVEASNPLQAHVMR, from the coding sequence ATGCTAACCACTTCCTGGAATGCTCCCGAAACAGCTTTTACCTTGCCTGGAGAGTTCTTCATGCAGAAGTCTGTGGACGAGGGGCCACTGTTCGGTTTTCACCGGATGAACGCTTTTACCGGAATGCAGCCACTGGAGAGCATTCACTTTCATGACGTAGAGAAGAACGCAGACATAAAACGGGACATACAGCGGTATAAGGCTCACCTGAGCAAGCTGTTTGGAAGAGAAGTAGAAGCCTCAAACCCGTTACAGGCACATGTGATGCGGTAA
- a CDS encoding NAD(P)H-dependent oxidoreductase: MKKIFVINSGQIFCHSGGRFNTTITSLTIDYFTNKEGYEVRLTNINEEYDPEEEAENFTWADVIIYHTPVWWFQLPHGFKKYIDEVFTAGHQKGIYPSDGRSADNPAVNYGTGACSMGRNIC, from the coding sequence ATGAAAAAGATATTTGTAATTAACAGCGGACAGATCTTCTGCCATTCTGGTGGACGATTCAACACCACCATTACTTCTTTAACGATTGATTACTTTACCAATAAAGAAGGCTATGAAGTAAGGTTAACCAACATAAATGAGGAGTATGACCCTGAAGAAGAGGCAGAAAATTTCACGTGGGCTGATGTAATCATTTACCACACCCCTGTATGGTGGTTCCAGTTACCACATGGCTTCAAGAAATACATCGACGAAGTATTTACTGCCGGTCATCAGAAAGGTATCTATCCCAGCGACGGAAGGTCTGCGGACAATCCTGCTGTCAACTATGGAACCGGGGCATGCTCCATGGGAAGGAATATATGCTAA
- a CDS encoding LysR family transcriptional regulator: MVNLEWFRTFKAIYEAGTLTGAAEALYISQPGVSLHLSSLEAYVGYKLFDRTSRKMVPTERGKVLYNYVLEAITKLEAAEELFCKSAEKERPTISVGMCFETFQFTLEPYLSTLPFNVIIKFGDYPQMLADLDSGILDLIMTPQKGDYKNLTYKPFSKERIVLVSGEKTPTHKFTKLVKLHDLEGMQDWL; encoded by the coding sequence GTGGTAAATTTGGAGTGGTTCAGGACCTTTAAGGCCATATATGAGGCAGGTACTCTGACAGGAGCAGCAGAAGCGCTCTATATTTCCCAGCCAGGAGTTAGCTTACACCTGAGCTCTTTAGAGGCCTATGTAGGTTATAAATTATTTGACCGAACCTCCCGTAAAATGGTGCCTACCGAGCGTGGCAAGGTGCTTTACAACTATGTTCTGGAGGCGATCACCAAACTGGAAGCTGCTGAGGAGCTATTCTGTAAAAGCGCAGAAAAGGAGCGGCCCACTATCAGCGTCGGGATGTGTTTCGAGACATTTCAGTTTACATTGGAGCCCTACTTGTCTACACTTCCTTTCAACGTTATCATCAAGTTCGGCGACTACCCTCAGATGCTGGCTGATTTAGATAGTGGCATACTGGATCTTATTATGACACCGCAGAAAGGGGACTACAAAAACCTTACTTATAAACCTTTTTCCAAAGAGAGAATCGTGCTGGTATCCGGAGAAAAAACACCTACACATAAGTTTACGAAACTGGTCAAGCTACATGATCTTGAAGGAATGCAGGACTGGCTATAA